The following DNA comes from Sandaracinaceae bacterium.
GCACGGCGAGGCGCGGTTCACGCTCTGGTGCGACGCCGTGCCGGCGGGGCTGGTGGGGACTCACTTCGGCGTGGTGCACGCCGGCTCGGTGGTGCTCGCGGTGTCCACGGGGACCTTTCCGCTGCAGCCCGGCATGGTGTTCTGCACGGCGGGTGACTTGTCCGTGCGCGGCGAGGGCCAGGTGCTCGGCGTCACCCACCACGACGGCGGCCGCGGGTTCTTCCAGCTGGCCGGGCCCGCCGAGGAGCGTGGACGGCTGCGCTACATCGACGGCTGCACCGACTCGCTGCTGATCGCGCCACAGGTGCGCGGTGAGCCGTGCTTGAACCACCTGCACTTTCCGCCGGGCGTCGAGCAGACGTTCCACACGCACCCGTCGTTTCGCGCAGGGCTCGTGCTGCGTGGGCACGGGCACTGCGACGGAGACGGTGGTCGCGTGCCGCTCCTGGCGGGCGATGCGTTTCACATCCCGGCGGACGCCAGGCACCGCTTCGTCACCACCGACTCATCGATGGACGTCATCGCGTTCCACCCCGACAGCGACTTCGGCCCGACCCACGACGACCACCCCATGGTCAACCGCACGATGGTGGACGGCGTCTCTGCGCGGCACCTCACGAGCATCCGCACATGAAGTGCCCCTCGTGTCAGCGCACCCACAAGCGCCGCGACGGGCTGACCTGCGCGTGTGGCGCCGCCTTCGTGTTCGACCCCAAGGACAAATACAACTTCACGGACACACGCTTCGCGAAGGTGCTGCGGCGCGTCAGCGCGGGCTACACGCGGAGCTTCACGAAAGGGCAGCTGCGCACCGCGTTCGTCCTCGAGTATCAGCAGCGGGCGCTCGGGTCGCTGGGTGGCGCAGTCCTTTTCGCGGTCTTCATGGCGGGCATCATTGGAGTGCTGGGCGTGGGGGTGTTCCACACGTGGTGGGGCTTCGCCCTAGGCCCCGTGCTGACGCCGCCGATGCTCGTCGCGCACCGTCGGAGCGCCCGCCGCGTCATCCCGAGCCGGCACGAGGTCGAGTCGTGGATCACCCGCTGGACGCAGAACCGTGGCCCCATCAAAGGGCTCCTGCGCGAGCCGAGCCTGAGCGCGCCGACACCCTACCGGGACGCCAAGGACCTCTTCGACTACGGCGTCGCGCACCTGCTCGTGGTGGACAGCGACCTGTTGGTCGACTTCCTGGTGCTCAACGGATGGGCTGCGCAGCACCACTGTCTCGTCGTGTCCCACACGGGCTACCCCACGCACGCCGTGCCGCTCGCGCACCGCTTCCTGGGTGAGCAACCCGACCTCCCCGTGTGGCTGTACCACGGACCCACTCGTCACGCGTTCGAGGTCGAGCTGCGCGAAGCCGGCTGGCCGCTGGATGGGCACCCCGTGCGGGATCTGGGCCTCTTCGCAGCGCAGCTGAGCGAGACGCGCTTCATCGCGCGCCACTTCCCGGGTTTGGACCTGCGCACGTTCACCGCGGACATGCTGCCGCCTCCCGTGTTGCTCGGCGCGCTGGGGGCATGCCTCGCGGCGGGGGCAACGTTCGGGCCGCTGCTGGCTGCGAACCGCGCCTCTAACAAAGCTGGCGACAGCGACTCCGACTTCGGGTAGCCGCGTGTCTCTGCTGGCTGGGTACATGGGCGCGCCCGACCCGCGCGTGGACGCCGCATTGGTGAGCGCGCTGCGGCTTCGTCACCAGGGCGCCGTGCATCACGTCGACAATGCGCACGGACGCCTCTTCTGGGCGGCCGACGCGTTCACGCCCGACGAGGCCGCCCGCGGGCTCGCGCGGTGTGGCGCCGTCGCGCTGGGCATCGCCGGTGAGCGCATCCCGACGCCCGCCGAGCTGCTCGCCTCATACCTGACGGAAGGCGTGTCTGCGTTCGACGCGCTGACCGGCGCGTTCGTGCTCGCGGTGCTCGATGGACGCCAGCTGGTGCTGGCGCGCGACACGGCCGGGGAGCGCAGCCTCTACGTGACACGGCATGCATCGCGCCGCTGCTTTGCCATCGAGCCCAAGGCGCTCTGGGGGCTGCCGGGCTTCAGCCGCGAGATCGAGCCCAGCGCGGTGCCGCGCTACTTCACGTTCAGCTTCCAGCCCGGCCGCGAGACCATGCTGCGGGGCATCCACCAGGTGCCCGCCGCTGGTGTGTGGCGCTTCGGGCCGGACGGGGCCACCGCCGACGAGCCCCTCGAGTCCTTCAGCTACGCACACGCCGAGCGCGCCGCTGCCCCGCACGTACCCGAGCCTGTCTCGGACGACGCAGGGCGTGTCCAAGGCTTCGCGGGCACGCTCGCCGCCGCCGTGCGGGCTCGCGTTCAGGCCGCAGGGCGCCACGGGGTCGCTGCGACGTTGTCTGGCGGTCTCGACAGCAGCTTGGTCGCGGCGCTGCTCGTGCGCGACCGCGCGACACCGTTGCCTACGTACACGCTGCACTTCGGCGAGAAGCTCCCCAACGAGCTCGTGTTCGCGCGGCTCGTTGCCCGGCACCTTGGCACGGAGCATCACGAGGTCGCCCTCGAACCACGGCGCTTTGCGCGTGACCTCACCGAACTGGCCGCGCTGCTCGACGACCCCATCGGCGACCCCGTGACCCTCGGGAACTACGCCATGGCGCGCCAGATCGACCCCGCGCACCCCGTGGTGTTCAACGGCGAGGGGGGCGACCCGTGCTTCGGGGGGCCCAAGACCATCCCGATGATGATGCACCACTGGTACGGACCGGGTGCGGACACTTCGCCAGACCCCCTCCATCGCGAGCGCGCGTACCTCATGAGCTATCGCCGCGCCTACCACGAGCTCCCGCAGCTGTTGTGCGAGCCGTATCGCGGGCATGGCGCGCACCTCCCGGAGCTGCTCTCGCCCTACTTCGCGCGCCCG
Coding sequences within:
- a CDS encoding cupin domain-containing protein, which produces MVTGTTRALTHGEARFTLWCDAVPAGLVGTHFGVVHAGSVVLAVSTGTFPLQPGMVFCTAGDLSVRGEGQVLGVTHHDGGRGFFQLAGPAEERGRLRYIDGCTDSLLIAPQVRGEPCLNHLHFPPGVEQTFHTHPSFRAGLVLRGHGHCDGDGGRVPLLAGDAFHIPADARHRFVTTDSSMDVIAFHPDSDFGPTHDDHPMVNRTMVDGVSARHLTSIRT
- a CDS encoding asparagine synthase is translated as MSLLAGYMGAPDPRVDAALVSALRLRHQGAVHHVDNAHGRLFWAADAFTPDEAARGLARCGAVALGIAGERIPTPAELLASYLTEGVSAFDALTGAFVLAVLDGRQLVLARDTAGERSLYVTRHASRRCFAIEPKALWGLPGFSREIEPSAVPRYFTFSFQPGRETMLRGIHQVPAAGVWRFGPDGATADEPLESFSYAHAERAAAPHVPEPVSDDAGRVQGFAGTLAAAVRARVQAAGRHGVAATLSGGLDSSLVAALLVRDRATPLPTYTLHFGEKLPNELVFARLVARHLGTEHHEVALEPRRFARDLTELAALLDDPIGDPVTLGNYAMARQIDPAHPVVFNGEGGDPCFGGPKTIPMMMHHWYGPGADTSPDPLHRERAYLMSYRRAYHELPQLLCEPYRGHGAHLPELLSPYFARPHSVLLRMLLEINQRLKGAHLILPKVERLQRSAGLWPMSPLFDRAMIDASMTLPARLIVARGSDKRVLREVAAPLLPPEILARPKSGMRVPVNYWFRGELRGLAKKLLAPKRVRRAGIFDAERVQEILRYDTEQSGARYGLWLWMLLTFEMWRGLVLEGEQDW